In Nilaparvata lugens isolate BPH unplaced genomic scaffold, ASM1435652v1 scaffold5758, whole genome shotgun sequence, the genomic stretch AGCACTGGCACTTGAAGCACCGTTGAACCGAAATAAAGTCATTTAACCTGCAAGAAGTCATGTCGACAAAGACTCGTTTCCTATTTATTAGAATTCTTCTTATCTCGGGCTCACATTCAATGATCCAATGAACTACTTCCTTGTTCTTTGGTCCAACCTTGTAGAGAGGCTTACATCCGTTTAAAAATGATTCTTTTCCTAGTTCAGAGATAGCaaagtttttgttgaaaatactcTCGGCTAGTTCCTCTTTGCTTAAATCACTAGGGACATCGTAAATTATTAAACGTGGCTTCCTATTCTGTGgttcaactattttcaaatttttcatatttccagTCTTCAACGCctcattttcaatgattttcttcTTGTCCTCTTCCGAATTCAGAAAAATCATGAGGCCACCTCCTCTAACATTCACGGTCTTTTTAACTCTAATATCGTCTTTGTTTTTGATATTCTCCcgcaatacatttttaataattctactGTTTTCCACTTCGTTCAGGACTGGTTTGACTGGCTGCAACATAACTATATGCTCCTGTGGTTGTAGTTTCCTAACATTGTTCCCTGCAACTTTATTGTCCTTCAATTTTCCTGGCAACTGCACCATATCAGCATAGCTtaacataggcctactttcACTTTGTTTCATAGTGTCTACCgccttatttatatttttaagggACTCCTGAATACCCTTATTAGTGTTTCCGAGCCCTGCCGCTAGCTGTGAAATTGTCACTGACCTTGTTTCTAGTTTGACGATTGTTTCCGACAATTCattagttattgaaataaatctgtcgAAATCAGCCCTCAgaacttttcttttttcatattcCGCTTCCGCCCATAGATTAAGTTCGTGCTTTATCTGCTTTAAAAGTTCATAAtcctttgaaaattcattgctGATTACCTTTGATGTAGATTGCTCTGCTGGTTTCTCCATTGTAGGGGACTCCTGGACCTGTCCTGAAGATGATGATTGCTCCTGCTCTTCTCCCACTTCCTCGAATTCCGGAATTAATCCATATGGCGCCCTGACCGGTGATCTCATACGTAACGTAACGGATGGATTCACTAGTCTATCAGCTATAACTCACTTTTGCAATAATCACAACACAATTGTTATTATGTTCCGCAGCTCTAAACAACGATGTTTACTACTCGGCGTCTCAATTAAGAATTCCACTGTGTAACAAAATGACTGTGTGGCTTCaagaaaaactcaattttcctccgttttagatcaatttcatccagttctagcttatgcttcttggctgatagcactgtgataggagacaagggctgtatctctttaacagggtatgggagaagcttacaggttatgtttgctctttttcttaagacttgtggtatcaagttacctgttgctataaggcccaactcatctaggtcaacaactttggatatagtagagaaaactgtggttgacttgcagaaatatgtctcaccactcttaatatatagcacttttgtgagaaactaatattattttttgtttgatggatcctcaaaaatttctacataattgataggtagtaaattgaaactgaatgcagaaataactcattttttatcttctgtacatgatctgaccaagtgagcctactatccaatatgaggcccagatatttaactgtacgtgcttgttttatagtttcacagttacacaataaattattcacctgttgcgcacaatctaatttatggaagtaaatactagtcaactcctgatccgtgttttgaagattaaattgtattatattagatttgtctgtgttgatagttaatttattttcgcaaaaccaccacctaaggtgcttaagatccatttctaatttatttttaagttcttgatttgttttggccgaataaaatataactgtatcgtgtagcaataaatattgttacaattatgagtgatgagaattatgcaaattagcctgagaagttagcctgttataaaaatggatcgtgctgttctgcttttctgtgttgtgttgtgttgactctgtaagtgtgtgcgtagaagctagGATCCtaggaataacatcaattttcctggagcaacagTCTAGTTCATGAACCTTGCtttttgcgttgtgtagtgtcgactctataggtgtgtgtgtagaagttgtgggaagatcaacgattttcctagaatataagtctggttcacaaccttataaggcaaggaatttatagctgcctaggaaaaatagctgtcacttggtgggagaatgtatcttgaattgtagttgtaacgtccctttctattggtggaaatttttctagagtatagtaactgccaatcacagttggtgTTGGTTAGGTCTATCTAGCATGGACGATCACACAGCTGTCCACAtcaagacgagaaaagcgaagtggcTTCACTCGGCGTCTGTCCTCCGACATAAGCAGTACTAAATAATGTAGTCTGATCAGAACTTGGTGTTAACCATGGcttccatgccagctttaggatTTTTAGTgtttggctctggaaccttttgttccagcagcATCTTTAGTTTTCCGCCTCTGTAGTcgctttaattaagaagagagagagagagagtatcaaattgtaacctcacaatggagatttttctcctataaccgctactaaaggtacgtcatagatttataatataattaaggaaattatcttcaatgaaagcttccatcaaagtatttattgtaatgtaccgtaattaaagtgtaaaaattgagaatagtccttttgatttgaatggaagatggaaatggtaattcaaactgaaaaatgtTGTAAGAAAATGAACGgtatatgttttgtagaaatatagagtgcctattagaaggaattaagatatttttGGCTTGTATTATTCCTGAAGAGaaagctattattatttataaaaatagatctGTCAATTTGTGAGATTTTCAGAGACTGTATTTTATGATTAATTCTATTAGTAATTTATCTATCATCTTTATTTGTCatatttgaaatcatttcaatgattttgattagggaGAAATCACCTaaatatcatataatttttcaagagaatctttttgatattaaacAACTATACTCGAAAGTTGATATGGAAGGTtgttcaatcaacttgtgaattatgtactatgtaggcctattatggaatactatgtactcatcgctttgtgtatagggcgtaacccttattacaaataaattctattcttttaaatcaagagattgaagtaggtaatgcctATTTATGTTTTTAAGTAATAATCTTGATTAGAGTTTATATGACCTAAAGTAGgttgtttttattatattactgaagttaagttaatttgtattatcctagtttattttttattctaacagcggtgtaagtatgggaacatcaagtatgggatcaacgtacgaatctatcatttcatgggttcatgaacgtgtgtctttaagccgctgagacgcctctgaatcgatggccgtcctagaagcttggggtatgctgtctcctgtccatctggacgtgtagagctcgatcaccgagcctagattcaatttgaagaaacagctatgaggtaacaacttttttccaaattaaacaaacgtcccaggaactccggatgtgacaaaatgggttttagtgacgacagactttcaatcaagtaaaacgtgcggaattagacttttgttaaatcataattttgagatattattggggatagatagattattaattttattaatttggtttgagtaatagattttcggttgta encodes the following:
- the LOC120356092 gene encoding uncharacterized protein LOC120356092 encodes the protein MRSPVRAPYGLIPEFEEVGEEQEQSSSSGQVQESPTMEKPAEQSTSKVISNEFSKDYELLKQIKHELNLWAEAEYEKRKVLRADFDRFISITNELSETIVKLETRSVTISQLAAGLGNTNKGIQESLKNINKAVDTMKQSESRPMLSYADMVQLPGKLKDNKVAGNNVRKLQPQEHIVMLQPVKPVLNEVENSRIIKNVLRENIKNKDDIRVKKTVNVRGGGLMIFLNSEEDKKKIIENEALKTGNMKNLKIVEPQNRKPRLIIYDVPSDLSKEELAESIFNKNFAISELGKESFLNGCKPLYKVGPKNKEVVHWIIECEPEIRRILINRKRVFVDMTSCRLNDFISVQRCFKCQCFGHVSKYCKKESEVCGHCAEDHSTKDCPNTAKEAICSNCKKNKKPSNHKVHDPQCPSHQKSLQQLIEKTNYGIV